The following proteins are co-located in the Panthera uncia isolate 11264 chromosome F1, Puncia_PCG_1.0, whole genome shotgun sequence genome:
- the PKLR gene encoding pyruvate kinase PKLR isoform X2 — protein sequence MSRQENVPPQDFWSRISNSLRDFINTILIGAPGGPAGYLRRVSGAHLARELGTAFFERQQLSAAMADTFLEHLCLLDIDSEPVAARSTCIIATIGPASQSVERLKEMIKAGMNIARLNFSHGSQEYHAQSIANIREAVQSFATSPLSYRPVAIALDTKGPEIRTGVLQGGPETEVELVKGSRVLVTVDPAFRTRGDANTVWVDYPNIVKVVSVGSRIYIDDGLISLQVQKIGPEGLETHVENGGVLGSRKGVNLPGAQVDLPGLSEQDARDLRFGVEHEVDIVFASFVRKASDVAAIREVLGPEGRNIKIISKIENHEGVKRFDEILEVSDGIMVARGDLGIEIPPEKVFLAQKMMIGRCNLAGKPVVCATQMLESMIAKPRPTRAETSDVANAVLDGADCIMLSGETAKGKFPVEAVKMQHAIAREAEAAIYHRQLFEELRRVAPLSRDPTEVTAIGAVEASFKCCAAAIVVLSKSGRSAQLLSRYRPRAMVIAVTRSAQAARQAHLFRGVFPVLYSKPPEAIWADDVDHRVQFGIESGKLHGFLRVGDLVIVVTGWRPGSGYTNIMRVLSVS from the exons ATGTCCCGCCAGGAGAATGTGCCACCCCAGGACTTTTGGTCAAGGATCTCTAATTCCCTAAGGGACTTCATAAATACCATCCTGATCGGGGCTCCAGGAG GGCCAGCCGGGTACCTACGGCGGGTCAGCGGGGCCCACCTGGCCCGCGAGCTGGGCACCGCTTTCTTCGAGCGGCAGCAGCTGTCGGCCGCCATGGCGGACACCTTCCTGGAGCACCTGTGCCTGCTGGACATCGACTCGGAGCCCGTGGCCGCCCGCAGTACCTGCATCATTGCCACCATCG GGCCGGCCTCGCAGTCGGTGGAGCGCCTCAAGGAGATGATCAAGGCCGGGATGAACATTGCGCGCCTCAACTTCTCGCACGGCTCCCAGGAg TACCACGCTCAGTCCATCGCCAACATCCGGGAGGCCGTGCAGAGCTTTGCAACTTCTCCGCTCAGCTACCGACCCGTGGCCATCGCTCTGGACACCAAGGGACCCGAGATACGCACCGGGGTCCTGCAGGGG GGCCCCGAGACCGAAGTGGAGCTAGTGAAGGGCTCCCGGGTGCTGGTGACGGTGGACCCGGCGTTCCGGACGCGGGGGGACGCGAACACCGTGTGGGTAGACTACCCCAATATCGTCAAGGTCGTGTCGGTGGGGAGCCGTATCTACATAGACGACGGGCTCATCTCCCTCCAGGTGCAGAAAATCG GCCCCGAGGGGCTGGAGACCCACGTGGAGAACGGCGGCGTCCTGGGCAGCCGCAAGGGCGTGAACCTGCCCGGAGCCCAGGTGGACCTGCCGGGGCTGTCCGAGCAGGATGCCCGGGACCTGCGCTTCGGGGTGGAGCATGAGGTAGACATCGTGTTTGCCTCCTTTGTGCGGAAAGCCAGTGACGTGGCTGCCATCCGGGAAGTTCTGGGGCCGGAAGGACGGAACATCAAGATCATTAGCAAAATCGAGAACCACGAAGGCGTGAAGAG GTTTGATGAGATCCTGGAGGTGAGCGACGGCATCATGGTGGCTCGAGGAGACCTGGGCATCGAGATCCCACCTGAGAAGGTTTTCCTGGCTCAGAAGATGATGATCGGACGCTGCAACCTGGCGGGCAAGCCTGTTGTGTGTGCCACGCAG ATGCTGGAGAGCATGATCGCCAAGCCCCGGCCGACTCGGGCAGAGACGAGCGACGTGGCAAACGCTGTGCTGGACGGGGCGGACTGCATCATGCTGTCGGGGGAGACCGCCAAGGGCAAATTTCCCGTGGAGGCAGTAAAGATGCAGCACGCG ATCGCCCGGGAGGCCGAGGCTGCCATCTACCACCGACAGCTGTTTGAGGAGCTGCGCCGGGTGGCGCCCCTGAGCCGGGATCCCACTGAGGTCACTGCCATCGGCGCGGTGGAGGCCTCCTTCAAGTGCTGTGCTGCTGCCATTGTCGTGCTGAGCAAGTCTGGCCG CTCAGCACAGCTGCTGTCTCGGTACCGACCTCGGGCAATGGTCATTGCCGTCACCCGCTCTGCCCAGGCTGCCCGGCAGGCCCACCTGTTCCGAGGGGTCTTCCCCGTGCTCTACAGTAAACCTCCAGAGGCCATCTGGGCAGACGACGTGGATCACCGGGTCCAATTTGGCATTGAGAGTG GAAAGCTCCATGGCTTCCTCCGCGTTGGGGACCTGGTGATTGTGGTGACAGGCTGGCGACCTGGCTCTGGCTACACCAACATCATGCGGGTGCTGAGCGTGTCCTGA
- the PKLR gene encoding pyruvate kinase PKLR isoform X1 — protein sequence MIWGNLFNLPQPLSPSLENGDTCRARNGTRSTGSLELGPAGYLRRVSGAHLARELGTAFFERQQLSAAMADTFLEHLCLLDIDSEPVAARSTCIIATIGPASQSVERLKEMIKAGMNIARLNFSHGSQEYHAQSIANIREAVQSFATSPLSYRPVAIALDTKGPEIRTGVLQGGPETEVELVKGSRVLVTVDPAFRTRGDANTVWVDYPNIVKVVSVGSRIYIDDGLISLQVQKIGPEGLETHVENGGVLGSRKGVNLPGAQVDLPGLSEQDARDLRFGVEHEVDIVFASFVRKASDVAAIREVLGPEGRNIKIISKIENHEGVKRFDEILEVSDGIMVARGDLGIEIPPEKVFLAQKMMIGRCNLAGKPVVCATQMLESMIAKPRPTRAETSDVANAVLDGADCIMLSGETAKGKFPVEAVKMQHAIAREAEAAIYHRQLFEELRRVAPLSRDPTEVTAIGAVEASFKCCAAAIVVLSKSGRSAQLLSRYRPRAMVIAVTRSAQAARQAHLFRGVFPVLYSKPPEAIWADDVDHRVQFGIESGKLHGFLRVGDLVIVVTGWRPGSGYTNIMRVLSVS from the exons ATGATCTGGGGCAACTTATTTAATCTTCCTCAacccctgtctccttctctggaaaatggggacaCTTGTAGAGCACGTAACGGTACTCGCTCCACAGGATCCTTGGAACTAG GGCCAGCCGGGTACCTACGGCGGGTCAGCGGGGCCCACCTGGCCCGCGAGCTGGGCACCGCTTTCTTCGAGCGGCAGCAGCTGTCGGCCGCCATGGCGGACACCTTCCTGGAGCACCTGTGCCTGCTGGACATCGACTCGGAGCCCGTGGCCGCCCGCAGTACCTGCATCATTGCCACCATCG GGCCGGCCTCGCAGTCGGTGGAGCGCCTCAAGGAGATGATCAAGGCCGGGATGAACATTGCGCGCCTCAACTTCTCGCACGGCTCCCAGGAg TACCACGCTCAGTCCATCGCCAACATCCGGGAGGCCGTGCAGAGCTTTGCAACTTCTCCGCTCAGCTACCGACCCGTGGCCATCGCTCTGGACACCAAGGGACCCGAGATACGCACCGGGGTCCTGCAGGGG GGCCCCGAGACCGAAGTGGAGCTAGTGAAGGGCTCCCGGGTGCTGGTGACGGTGGACCCGGCGTTCCGGACGCGGGGGGACGCGAACACCGTGTGGGTAGACTACCCCAATATCGTCAAGGTCGTGTCGGTGGGGAGCCGTATCTACATAGACGACGGGCTCATCTCCCTCCAGGTGCAGAAAATCG GCCCCGAGGGGCTGGAGACCCACGTGGAGAACGGCGGCGTCCTGGGCAGCCGCAAGGGCGTGAACCTGCCCGGAGCCCAGGTGGACCTGCCGGGGCTGTCCGAGCAGGATGCCCGGGACCTGCGCTTCGGGGTGGAGCATGAGGTAGACATCGTGTTTGCCTCCTTTGTGCGGAAAGCCAGTGACGTGGCTGCCATCCGGGAAGTTCTGGGGCCGGAAGGACGGAACATCAAGATCATTAGCAAAATCGAGAACCACGAAGGCGTGAAGAG GTTTGATGAGATCCTGGAGGTGAGCGACGGCATCATGGTGGCTCGAGGAGACCTGGGCATCGAGATCCCACCTGAGAAGGTTTTCCTGGCTCAGAAGATGATGATCGGACGCTGCAACCTGGCGGGCAAGCCTGTTGTGTGTGCCACGCAG ATGCTGGAGAGCATGATCGCCAAGCCCCGGCCGACTCGGGCAGAGACGAGCGACGTGGCAAACGCTGTGCTGGACGGGGCGGACTGCATCATGCTGTCGGGGGAGACCGCCAAGGGCAAATTTCCCGTGGAGGCAGTAAAGATGCAGCACGCG ATCGCCCGGGAGGCCGAGGCTGCCATCTACCACCGACAGCTGTTTGAGGAGCTGCGCCGGGTGGCGCCCCTGAGCCGGGATCCCACTGAGGTCACTGCCATCGGCGCGGTGGAGGCCTCCTTCAAGTGCTGTGCTGCTGCCATTGTCGTGCTGAGCAAGTCTGGCCG CTCAGCACAGCTGCTGTCTCGGTACCGACCTCGGGCAATGGTCATTGCCGTCACCCGCTCTGCCCAGGCTGCCCGGCAGGCCCACCTGTTCCGAGGGGTCTTCCCCGTGCTCTACAGTAAACCTCCAGAGGCCATCTGGGCAGACGACGTGGATCACCGGGTCCAATTTGGCATTGAGAGTG GAAAGCTCCATGGCTTCCTCCGCGTTGGGGACCTGGTGATTGTGGTGACAGGCTGGCGACCTGGCTCTGGCTACACCAACATCATGCGGGTGCTGAGCGTGTCCTGA
- the HCN3 gene encoding potassium/sodium hyperpolarization-activated cyclic nucleotide-gated channel 3 gives MAPPPYSSLAKSSSTPDHAPFVTPAVFPCLFLPYLGARPHLLGHAHAGVFPGGGLPWPRPLLGRLPPGGAAQPAACLPPASLAHTPPPPRKPAARSPPGCAGSCSGRGRRPGWPRQGLGRQACKPPGIMEAEQRPTTGAGERATPGLEAAPLAAPAPVTAASGPLPGSGPEPKRRQLGTLLQPTVNKFSLRVFGSHKAVEIEQERVKSAGAWIIHPYSDFRFYWDLIMLLLMVGNLIVLPVGITFFKEENSPPWIVFNVLSDTFFLLDLVLNFRTGIVVEEGAEILLAPRAIRSRYLRTWFLVDLISSIPVDYIFLVVELEPRLDAEVYKTARALRIVRFTKILSLLRLLRLSRLIRYLHQWEEIFHMTYDLASAVVRIFNLIGMMLLLCHWDGCLQFLVPMLQDFPPDCWVSINHMANHSWGRQYSHALFKAMSHMLCIGYGQQAPVGMPDVWLTMLSMIVGATCYAMFIGHATALIQSLDSSRRQYQEKYKQVEQYMAFHKLPADTRQRIHEYYEHRYQGKMFDEESILGELSEPLREEIINFTCRGLVAHMPLFAHADPSFVTAVLTKLHFEVFQPGDLVVREGSVGRKMYFIQHGLLSVLARGARDTRLTDGSYFGEICLLTRGRRTASVRADTYCRLYSLSVDHFNAVLEEFPMMRRAFETVAVDRLRRIGKKNSVLQRKRSEPSPGSSGDTMEQHLVQHDRDMARGVRGLAPGTGARLSGKPVLWEPLVHAPLQAAAVTSSVAIALTHQRGPLPLSPDSPATLLARSARRSAGSPASPLVPVRAGPLLARGPWASTSRLPAPPARTLHASLSRAGRSQVSLLGPPPGGGGRRLGLRGRPLSASQPSLPQRAAGDGSPGRKGSGSERLSSSGLLAKLPGTAQSPRPSAPEPAAPRGPQLSANM, from the exons ATGGCTCCGCCTCCCTATAGCTCATTGGCTAAGAGCTCATCAACACCAGATCACGCCCCCTTCGTGACTCCGGCTGtgtttccctgcctcttcctcccttaCTTGGGGGCCCGCCCCCATCTGCTAGGCCACGCCCATGCCGGAGTCTTCCCTGGAGGCGGGCTTCCTTGGCCCCGCCCTCTCCTGGGGAGGCTCCCGCCAGGGGGCGCCGCGCAACCCGCCGCCTGCCTCCCGCCCGCGAGTCTGGCGCACACACCCCCTCCGCCCCGCAAgccggcagctcggagcccgcCGGGCTGCGCCGGCTCCTGCTCCGGGAGGGGTCGGCGTCCCGGATGGCCGCGGCAGGGTCTAGGACGCCAAGCGTGTAAGCCACCGGGCATCATGGAGGCAGAGCAGCGGCCGACTACGGGAGCTGGCGAACGGGCGACCCCTGGGCTGGAAGCGGCGCCTCTGGCTGCTCCGGCGCCTGTGACCGCGGCCTCGGGACCGCTGCCCGGGTCTGGGCCCGAGCCCAAGAGAAGGCAACTCGGGACGCTGCTCCAGCCCACGGTCAACAAGTTCTCCCTTCGCGTGTTCGGCAGCCACAAGGCAGTGGAAATCGAGCAGGAGAGGGTCAAGTCAGCGGGGGCCTGGATCATCCACCCCTACAGCGACTTCCG GTTTTACTGGGACCTGATCATGCTCCTGCTGATGGTGGGGAACCTCATTGTGCTGCCTGTGGGCATCACCTTCTTCAAGGAGGAGAACTCCCCACCTTGGATCGTCTTCAATGTCCTCTCTGACACTTTCTTCCTGTTGGATCTGGTACTCAACTTCCGCACAGGCATCGTGGTAGAGGAGGGTGCTGAAATCCTGCTGGCCCCTCGCGCCATCCGGTCTCGCTACCTGCGCACCTGGTTCCTGGTCGACCTCATCTCCTCCATCCCCGTGGATTACATCTTCCTGGTGGTGGAGCTGGAGCCACGACTGGACGCCGAGGTCTACAAAACAGCGCGGGCCCTACGCATTGTGCGCTTCACCAAGATCCTCAGCCTCCTGCGGCTGCTCCGCCTCTCCCGCCTCATCCGCTACCTACACCAgtgggaggag ATCTTTCACATGACCTATGACCTGGCGAGCGCGGTGGTTCGCATCTTCAACCTCATCGGGATGATGCTGCTGCTGTGTCACTGGGACGGCTGCCTGCAGTTCCTGGTCCCCATGCTGCAGGACTTCCCCCCTGACTGCTGGGTCTCCATCAACCACATGGCG AACCACTCGTGGGGACGCCAGTACTCCCACGCCCTGTTCAAGGCCATGAGCCACATGCTGTGCATTGGCTACGGGCAGCAGGCACCTGTCGGCATGCCCGACGTCTGGCTCACCATGCTCAGCATGATCGTGGGCGCCACGTGCTACGCCATGTTCATCGGCCATGCCACCGCCCTCATCCAGTCCCTGGACTCTTCCCGACGTCAGTACCAGGAGAAg TACAAGCAGGTGGAGCAGTACATGGCCTTCCACAAGCTGCCCGCCGACACTCGGCAGCGCATCCACGAGTACTACGAGCACCGCTACCAGGGCAAGATGTTCGACGAAGAGAGCATCCTGGGCGAGCTGAGCGAGCCGCTTCGGGAG gagATCATTAACTTCACCTGCCGCGGCCTGGTGGCCCACATGCCACTGTTCGCCCACGCCGACCCCAGCTTCGTCACAGCGGTGCTCACCAAGCTGCACTTTGAGGTCTTCCAGCCAGGGGACCTCGTGGTGCGCGAGGGCTCCGTGGGCAGGAAGATGTACTTCATACAGCACGGGCTGCTCAGCGTGCTGGCGCGCGGTGCCCGGGACACCCGCCTCACCGATGGATCCTACTTTGGGG AGATCTGTCTGCTGACGCGGGGCCGGCGCACGGCCAGCGTGCGCGCCGACACCTACTGCCGCCTGTACTCGCTCAGCGTGGACCACTTCAACGCCGTGCTGGAAGAGTTCCCCATGATGCGCCGGGCCTTCGAGACGGTAGCCGTGGACCGGCTGCGCCGCATCG GCAAGAAGAATTCTGTCCTGCAGCGGAAACGCTCCGAACCAAGTCCGGGCAGCAGCGGGGACACCATGGAGCAGCACTTGGTGCAGCACGACAGGGACATGGCCCGGGGCGTTCGGGGCCTAGCCCCGGGCACAGGAGCTCGGCTCAGCGGAAAGCCAGTGCTGTGGGAGCCCCTGGTGCACGCGCCTCTGCAGGCGGCCGCCGTGACCTCCAGTGTGGCCATCGCCCTGACTCACCAGCGgggccctctgcccctctcccctgactCTCCAGCTACCCTCCTCGCTCGCTCTGCCCGACGCTCAGCAGGCTCCCCGGCCTCCCCACTAGTGCCCGTCCGAGCCGGCCCTCTGCTGGCCCGGGGCCCGTGGGCATCCACCTCCCGCctgcctgccccacctgcccGAACCCTTCATGCCAGCCTGTCCCGGGCTGGGCGCTCCCAGGTGTCCTTGCTGGGTCCCCCCCCAGGAGGAGGTGGACGGCGACTAGGACTTCGGGGCCGTCCCCTCTCCGCCTCCCAACCCTCTCTGCCTCAACGGGCAGCTGGTGACGGCTCTCCTGGGCGTAAGGGCTCGGGAAGTGAACGCCTGTCCTCCTCAGGACTCCTGGCCAAGCTGCCAGGGACAGCTCAGTCGCCCAGGCCATCAGCACCTGAGCCAGCTgccccccggggcccccagcTCTCTGCCAACATGTGA